GAACTTTATGAGAATAAACCAGGCCAGATGATAACATATCCAATTCATACCACGCCGATTCCAATAAGCATGGGAGAAGAAGTAGAGGTTAGTTTTAATGCCCCAGGATGTGACTCGATTTCAGAGGGGTCTGCGTATATACGAAGTCAGAGTGGTTGCTATAAATATAAAGTTCCTACTAAAGGTTATGATATTCAGTACCCGGATGATGTTTACGAACCAACATATCAAGGCTATGAAGGTTGTATTCAATGCTTTCTTTTTGGAGGATATTTAAGTTTTGAAGGCGTCAAAGGCAATACTATAAATCTAGAAGCTATATGGAATCAGCCCAATACCGAAAATCCTACACTTGAATTGATTTCTCCTAGCCTTAGAAGTGAGGTAATTAATTACTCAGGATCAACTATGAACTGGAAAACAAATGAAGGAAAAGTCATTAGTATAATTGAGAGCCATATACTTATGGAAACTGGAACATATAGAATTAAAGTTGTAAATTCAGGTCATAATTATGCAGAATCAATGGATCATGGCCCTAATCTTGCCACTATTAGACTCTCATAGGTGATTTAAAAAAGTAATATAAAATTTAGAAAATTGAATTTAGGGAAAAGATATATGGAAGAACGCATAATTTCATCAGAAGAACAAGGTGAAGATGTAGCCTTAGAAACAAATTTGCGCCCTAAAAAACTAACTGATTATGTAGGTCAAAAATCTGTAAAAGATAATTTGTCTATTTCCATGGAAGCTTCAAAAAAACGTGGTGATGCTTTAGATCATGTTCTATTTTATGGTCCGCCGGGACTTGGAAAAACAACTTTAGCGAATATTATTGCTTCTGAAATGGGAGTTA
Above is a genomic segment from SAR202 cluster bacterium containing:
- a CDS encoding AAA family ATPase; amino-acid sequence: MEERIISSEEQGEDVALETNLRPKKLTDYVGQKSVKDNLSISMEASKKRGDALDHVLFYGPPGLGKTTLANIIASEMGVNIRVTAGPAIERSGDMAAIITSLEEHDVLFIDEIHRLSRAVEEVLYPAMEDFFLSWVMGKGLGARSVN